In Colletotrichum higginsianum IMI 349063 chromosome 1, whole genome shotgun sequence, one genomic interval encodes:
- a CDS encoding Arp2/3 complex has protein sequence MLLLDYQNVLIQSVLTERFSGAPPAHIDQTVSDFDGVIYHISTPETKTKIQLSIQIRCYKDLVKYGAEQVLQREYGQYVVPPEAGYDFSVLIDLENLPEDKDEREALIMKMALLKRNAMAAPFEAAYEEHYKLKEEASKYTSEEAPQGVREGGEVMAIHYREEEAIYVKASHDRVTVIFSTIFREETDRVFGKIFIQEFVDARRRAIQNAPQVLFRNDPPLELQGVPGVRDTGTGEIGYVTFVLFPRHLTPQRMPDVISHIQTFRDYFHYHIKASKAYIHSRMRKRTADFLQVLRRARPDSEEKERKTASGRTFKVQGA, from the exons ATGCTTCTCCTAGACTATCAGAACGTTCTCATACAGTCGGTGCTGACTGAGAGATTCTCCGG TGCCCCTCCCGCACACATCGACCAGACCGTCTCCGATttcgacggcgtcatctACCACATCTCGACCCCCGAGACGAAGACTAAGATTCAGCTCTCCATTCAAATAAGATGCTACAAGGATCTGGTGAAGTACGGGGCGGAGCAGGTGCTGCAGAGGGAATATGGCCAATATGTGGTACCGCCGGAAGCCGGCTACGACTTCTCTGTCCTGATCGATCTTGAGAACCTCCCGGAGGACAAGG ACGAACGAGAAGCATTGATCATGAAGATGGCATTGCTGAAGCGCAACGCCATGGCTGCTCCTTTCGAGGCCGCGTACGAGGAGCACTACAAGCTGAAGGAGGAGGCATCCAAGTACACCTCCGAGGAGGCTCCGCAGGGTGTacgcgagggcggcgaggtcatGGCTATTCACTaccgcgaggaggaggccatctACGTCAAGGCCAGCCACGACCGTGTCACCGTCATTTTCAGCACCATATTTCGTGAGGAGACCGACCGCGTCTTTGGCAAAATTTTTATCCAAGAATTCGTCGATGCCCGCCGGCGGGCTATCCAGAACGCTCCCCAGGTGCTCTTCAGAAATGACCCTCCTTTGGAGCTACAGGGAGTTCCTGGAGTCAGAGACACTGGAACGGGCGAGATCGGATATGTTACCTTTG TTCTCTTTCCTCGCCATCTTACACCTCAGAGAATGCCCGACGTCATTTCCCACATCCAGACATTCCGAGACTACTTTCACTACCATATCAAGGCGTCCAAGGCATACATCCACTCGCGCATGCGTAAGCGCACAGCAGACTTCCTCCAAG TTCTGCGCCGCGCGCGCCCAGAtagcgaggagaaggagcgcAAGACGGCAAGTGGTCGGACTTTCAAGGTCCAGGGAGCGTAA
- a CDS encoding cellular morphogenesis protein encodes MRLLFSKRPSARCRAQHSNILALAALAPSLAAAIQFTPVSNANLDLSQLGRIGVAGDFNGISLYQFEEQNEKPYSTNGSESLLAQLPNGAFASVISTDASIHDMCTFTLNNGATQGVVIGGNFTSLDGIQSQGIALFNPNTSEITPLAGLSGQVNALLCDQEANTVYVGGNFRGANSTNAIAWYGTEGWTNLPFAGFNGPVSSITKASNGHIVFGGSFTGLGNTSTPSTPDGQVINVSSANITSASSTSTSGFSDPRNIICKTEGVDGSGSTWLLRDNSAGFWQATFGFSFQPTKLRLWNTHQDGRGTKTFRFTAFPLGGILNMTYLDPSTGQNASCTSECPLTSNTSVKFQDFHFVNLVGMNSFRIDISEFYGSGGGLNGIQLFEDDINSYAINDFNAPACSDSDTKSSATATGPWSTSPSLQSSSQYLTAKLSGSITANSASVTFLPDLKESGNYSVNLYTPGCLQDATCTTRGQVNITGIMSPSGNDKFTTSLYQTNNFDKYDQIYFGYIEASSADGFRPSVTLAPLAGQNLDEMTIVAQRVGFTLINSTGGLNGLFDFDPSAATLNTDFKSSKINQLGSSFSSGSAVTSLVTAGDLVIVGGNFTSSSARNVIGINTASEATMALDGGLNGEVKSMELNGTQLYVGGVFSNTQDNAVAGLSNVGVYDTSANTWTALGSGVNGEVSHVVSMLVNVTKETEPESVVTFTGDFSEINAFGDNSAIPVSGFAVWVPSQNNWLQNLPGPVPAFSGILTTGISDLPSGGSLYAGSMTSATISANGAVTLAEKFGQFPIKIKSSPAGSGTLGKRDSVSSGNVTGVVTGAFYNNNDRNITILGGHFTAEGTNGTSANNLVLIDGSNSNAITGLGSQIEDNSTFIALAITGDLLFAGGNVRGRVNDNDVRGIISLNLQNASFNSTQPPGVSGGNATITAIEVRPESGEVYVAGSFDSAGALGCPGVCYYDTSLAGWSRPGVNLEGTGHTLIWTSKSQLVAGGNFTLNSTSPAVLAMYNPERQAWSAYPGEDSLPGPVEVLTAGSRDRSQLWVSGTASNGSVYLMKYDGSVWHSAGITLLPGTVVNSLQVFSLKSSHDDTDILDSNQVLMMTGSLNIPGFGTASAAIFDGTTFRPYALTINSGNNAGSISKIFTEKQDFFSDNDRHLALGFVVLIGLGISLALIFLLVIAGMALDRLRKKREGYSPAPTSMYDRGGGMKKIPPHELFESLGKGRPGAPTV; translated from the exons ATGCGTTTACTATTCAGCAAGCGCCCATCAGCGCGATGCCGTGCGCAGCACTCAAATATCCTGGCACTTGCCGCCCTGGCACCCTCCTTAGCGGCGGCCATACAGTTCACCCCAGTGTCCAATGCAAACCTCGACCTTTCCCAGCTTGGCAGAATCGGCGTGGCAGGTGATTTCAATGGTATCTCTCTCTACCAGTTTGAGGAACAGAACGAGAAGCCTTACAGCACCAACGGAAGTGAATCTTTGCTGGCTCAGCTACCTAATGGCGCCTTTGCGTCGGTTATCTCAACCGATGCCTCAATTCACGACATGTGCACATTTACACTCAACAATGGAGCGACTCAGGGAGTGGTAATTGGTGGCAACTTCACAAGCTTGGACGGCATTCAGTCGCAGGGCATCGCTTTGTTCAACCCCAACACATCTGAAATCACGCCTCTGGCTGGTCTGTCAGGTCAGGTTAATGCCCTGCTCTGCGACCAAGAGGCCAATACAGTTTATGTTGGAGGCAACTTCCGTGGCGCAAACTCAACCAACGCGATTGCCTGGTATGGCACAGAGGGCTGGACTAATCTTCCTTTTGCTGGTTTCAACGGCCCTGTTTCGTCCATCACCAAGGCCTCCAACGGTCACATTGTCTTCGGTGGCAGCTTCACTGGCCTCGGCAACACCAGCACCCCTAGCACCCCTGATGGCCAGGTTATCAATGTGTCAAGTGCTAACATtacctcggcctcgagcacgTCTACCTCCGGCTTCAGCGATCCTCGCAACATCATCTGCAAGACGGAAGGAGTTGATGGTTCGGGCAGCACCTGGCTGCTGCGGGATAATTCGGCGGGCTTCTGGCAGGCTACCTTCGGTTTCAGTTTCCAGCCCACGAAACTCAGACTTTGGAACACCCACCAGGATGGCCGAGGAACCAAGACGTTCCGCTTCACCGCTTTCCCTCTCGGCGGTATTCTCAACATGACGTACCTGGACCCATCGACCGGACAGAATGCGTCGTGCACGAGTGAGTGCCCTCTCACCAGCAACACCAGCGTCAAGTTCCAGGACTTCCACTTCGTCAACCTCGTTGGCATGAACTCGTTCAGAATCGACATCTCGGAGTTCTATGGATCCGGTGGCGGGCTGAATGGTATCCAGTTGTTCGAGGATGACATCAACTCATATGCCATTAACGACTTCAACGCCCCAGCCTGCTCCGACAGCGATACCAAGTCCTCTGCCACTGCAACTGGACCTTGGTCGACGTCACCCTCTCTGCAAAGCAGCTCCCAGTATCTTACTGCGAAGCTCTCTGGCAGCATTACCGCTAATTCCGCCTCGGTCACGTTTCTCCCGGATCTGAAGGAATCCGGCAACTACTCTGTTAACCTGTACACCCCCGGTTGCCTACAGGACGCTACCTGCACTACCCGAGGGCAGGTGAACATCACTGGCATCATGTCGCCTTCCGGCAATGACAAGTTCACGACGTCGCTCTACCAGACAAACAACTTCGATAAGTACGACCAGATTTATTTCGGATACATCGAGGCAAGCTCCGCAGATGGCTTCCGACCGAGCGTTACTCTTGCGCCTTTGGCTGGCCAAAATCTCGACGAAATGACCATCGTTGCTCAGCGTGTTGGGTTCACTCTCATTAACTCTACTGGAGGGCTCAACGGCCTCTTCGACTTCGACCCTTCGGCTGCTACGTTGAACACTGACTTTAAAAGCTCCAAGATCAACCAGCTTGGGTCCTCGTTCTCCTCCGGATCTGCGGTTACCAGCCTGGTAACTGCTGGAGATTTGGTCATCGTCGGTGGCAACTTCACATCGTCCTCTGCTCGCAACGTTATCGGCATCAACACCGCGAGTGAGGCTACCATGGCACTCGATGGCGGTCTCAATGGCGAAGTCAAATCGATGGAGCTCAATGGCACCCAACTCTatgtcggcggcgtcttctcAAACACCCAAGACAATGCGGTTGCTGGTCTCAGCAACGTTGGTGTCTACGACACGTCAGCCAACACCTGGACTGCACTTGGTTCCGGAGTCAATGGCGAGGTCTCCCACGTGGTCTCGATGCTCGTCAACGTTACCAAGGAAACTGAGCCCGAATCTGTAGTCACATTCACTGGTGATTTCAGCGAGATCAACGCGTTTGGCGACAATTCTGCCATTCCTGTCTCTGGTTTTGCCGTTTGGGTCCCTTCGCAGAATAACTGGCTGCAGAACCTCCCCGGCCCCGTCCCTGCCTTCAGCGGCATTTTGACGACCGGCATCTCCGATCTTCCCAGCGGAGGATCTCTTTACGCAGGGTCCATGACCTCTGCCACCATCAGTGCCAATGGCGCCGTCACACTAGCCGAGAAGTTTGGCCAGTTTCCCATCAAAATTAAGTCCTCGCCTGCGGGCTCTGGTACACTAGGTAAGCGCGACTCAGTCTCGAGCGGCAACGTCACGGGCGTGGTCACCGGTGCATTTTACAACAACAACGATCGCAACATCACTATCCTCGGTGGCCACTTTACGGCCGAAGGCACCAACGGCACCTCTGCCAACAACTTGGTGCTGATCGATGGTTCCAACTCGAACGCAATTACTGGCCTTGGCTCCCAGATCGAGGACAACTCGACCTTCATTGCACTTGCCATCACTGGCGACCTGCTCTTCGCCGGTGGCAATGTGCGAGGCCGTGTCAATGACAACGACGTGCGAGGCATCATCTCTCTCAACCTGCAAAACGCTTCCTTCAACAGCACCCAGCCGCCCGGCGTGAGCGGTGGTAACGCAACCATCACCGCTATTGAAGTCCGCCCCGAGTCCGGTGAAGTTTATGTCGCCGGCTCGTTTGATTCAGCCGGCGCGCTCGGCTGCCCAGGCGTATGCTACTACGATACGTCCCTCGCAGGCTGGAGTCGTCCTGGTGTCAACCTGGAGGGCACCGGCCACACTCTCATCTGGACAAGTAAGagccagctcgtcgccggtgGTAACTTCACCCTCAACAGCACCTCTCCGGCAGTTCTTGCGATGTACAACCCCGAGCGTCAAGCGTGGTCCGCATACCCCGGAGAGGATTCTTTGCCCGGGCCTGTCGAGGTCTTGACGGCTGGATCGCGTGACCGCAGCCAATTGTGGGTTTCTGGGACCGCATCCAACGGCTCTGTCTACCTCATGAAGTACGACGGCTCCGTCTGGCACTCGGCCGGGATCACTCTGCTCCCCGGGACCGTGGTGAACAGTCTCCAGGTCTTCTCCCTGAAATCGTCTCACGACGACACGGATATTCTGGACTCCAACCAGGTCTTGATGATGACGGGCTCACTCAACATCCCCGGCTTTGGCACAGCGTCGGCTGCCATCTTCGACGGCACCACCTTCCGGCCGTACGCCCTTACCATCAACAGCGGCAATAACGCCGGATCAATCTCCAAGATCTTCACTGAGAAACAAGACTTCTTCTCCGATAATG ATCGTCACTTGGCCCTCGGATTCGTCGTTCTCATCGGTCTCGGTATATCTCTCgccctcatcttcctcctggTCATCGCCGGTATGGCCCTCGATCGTCTGCGTAAGAAGCGCGAAGGTTACTCGCCGGCCCCAACTTCAATGTACGACCGCGGTGGTGGTATGAAGAAAATTCCACCCCATGAGCTTTTCGAATCACTTGGCAAGGGTCGACCTGGCGCGCCGACGGTATAG
- a CDS encoding C2H2 finger domain protein: protein MTMTLDSQQRFGPLNTFDHMSSYAHSSASPQFSNPWGNTSSPQAPQGLYAGHGLGSGLGLERSHTARTSTSSNTSSLGSYGQIPVTAASAGSLPMADPLPRTDLLTIPQDILSINRMAATSAPAYGDAPYATAASPVNGSYTASPTPYETMGYAPASMRSTFALAPEPEHSRRFSHSSVPSTSLVGISDPNDLARPHRNSMIDFNNRGLHHHDERRSFADALDASHGMLAMSQETPRNIYGARSDRASGDSYGFPSTHSTSSSVSSASGFGNYYGADSVSDYSTAGSDIESVTSRTLPRPHGLMAPQIPPAPQSMMGQFSSKVSSSTQKKHKCKVCDKRFTRPSSLQTHMYSHTGEKPFACEVEGCGRHFSVVSNLRRHKKVHKGDTRSEAGSEDHHSD from the exons ATGACCATGACATTAGACTCCCAGCAGCGATTCGGGCCCCTAAACACCTTCGACCACATGTCTTCCTACGCACACTCATCCGCCTCCCCCCAGTTCTCCAACCCGTGGGGTAACACCTCGTCGCCGCAAGCCCCTCAGGGCTTGTACGCTGGCCACGGCCTTGGCTCCGGTCTGGGTCTGGAGAGGTCACACACTGCTAGGACTAGCACCAGCAGCAATACCTCGTCCCTGGGCTCTTACGGTCAGATCCCAGTGACGGCGGCTTCAGCAGGTAGTCTCCCCATGGCAGACCCTCTGCCTAGGACGGACTTACTCACCATTCCTCAAGATATCCTCAGTATCAACCGCATGGCTGCCACTTCGGCTCCTGCCTACGGTGATGCTCCCTATGCGACCGCCGCATCTCCCGTGAACGGCTCATACACGGCATCGCCCACCCCATATGAGACGATGGGCTACGCTCCCGCCTCCATGCGCTCTaccttcgccctcgccccgGAACCCGAACACTCCAGGAGATTCTCTCACTCGTCAGTACCCTCAACCTCCTTGGTCGGCATCTCGGACCCCAATGACCTGGCTCGGCCCCATCGCAACTCAATGATTGACTTTAACAACAGAGGACTACACCACCACGATGAGCGACGGAGCTTTGCTGATGCTCTTGACGCAAGCCACGGCATGCTCGCCATGAGCCAAGAGACTCCCCGTAACATCTACGGTGCCCGCAGTGACAGGGCATCTGGAGACTCATATGGCTTTCCTTCGACGCATTCAACCAGCTCGTCTGTCTCCTCTGCTTCCGGATTTGGCAATTACTACGGAGCCGACTCTGTCAGCGACTACTCTACCGCTGGATCAGACATCGAGTCAGTGACCTCTCGGACTCTTCCTAGACCGCACGGCCTCATGGCCCCCCAAATCCCCCCGGCCCCTCAGTCCATGATGGGTCAGTTCAGTTCCAAGGTGTCGTCGAGCACGCAGAAGAAGCACAAGTGCAAGGTTTGCGACAAGCGCTTcactcgcccttcttctcttcaaACGCACATGTACAGCCACACTGGCGAAAAGC CTTTTGCTTGTGAAGTCGAGGGCTGTGGTCGTCACTTTTCTGTTGTCTCAAATCTTCGTAGACACAAAAAGGTCCACAAAGGCGACACCCGGTCTGAGGCCGGTTCGGAAGACCATCACTCGGACTAA